In Oncorhynchus masou masou isolate Uvic2021 unplaced genomic scaffold, UVic_Omas_1.1 unplaced_scaffold_10252, whole genome shotgun sequence, the following proteins share a genomic window:
- the LOC135528725 gene encoding CD82 antigen-like, whose amino-acid sequence MAKLNSCFQRLFVFFNLLFAIVGGVIIGLGLLGQFVYNDSTSELENQTKGFLVMYLVGGVTMAMSLLGAYGAHREKRIPLIVFLVACFIGCFGLLRLAVPTAMYRSEVLLVNNVCPVMLMCYTGRQAYSQWY is encoded by the exons ATGGCTAAACTTAATAGCTGTTTCCAACGCCTTTTTGTCTTCTTCAACCTGCTGTTTGCG ATCGTTGGAGGTGTGATTATCGGCCTGGGACTTCTGGGTCAATTCGTCTACAATGACAGCACTTCAGAG TTGGAGAACCAGACCAAAGGGTTTCTGGTGATGTATCTGGTAGGAGGCGTCACCATGGCCATGTCTCTGCTCGGGGCGTACGgagcacacagagagaagagaattCCCCTGATCGTG ttTCTGGTGGCCTGTTTTATTGGCTGCTTCGGCCTCCTGCGTCTGGCGGTGCCTACAGCCATGTACCGTTCTGAGGTATTGTTGGTTAATAATGTCTGTCCTGTAATGCTGATGTGTTATACTGGTAGACAGGCCTACAGCCAGTGGTACTGA